From a region of the Stenotrophomonas sp. BIO128-Bstrain genome:
- a CDS encoding ATP-binding protein, producing the protein MRRSGLSRHIVVSMSMMVLAVIVMVILSSYLLYAVLVAFYPGGVDEPVSWVPSGPELVWMVGVTLIGLTLAVAASVRLSQRILTPLNAVVDSIGRLADGDLGARAAVSDRSLGEVALLVDDFNAMARRLQNIEADRVMWHAAIAHELRTPVTILRGRLQGLAEGVFAPDEGQFRSLLAQVEGLSRLIEDLRVLSLADSARLDVRRARNDVVQEVHTVMTLVDPGFRSSGFVLELETSREEHPAHCDPTRVRQALMALLENARRYATPGRVRIAVHDTATHVQIAIDDEGPGIDAALREQIFDPFLRGDGSRSRQRGGSGLGLAVVKAIADAHGGQVACSASTLGGARFVIELPRQ; encoded by the coding sequence ATGCGCCGCTCGGGCCTGAGCCGGCACATCGTGGTGTCGATGTCGATGATGGTGCTGGCGGTCATCGTGATGGTGATCCTCAGCTCCTACCTGCTCTATGCGGTGCTGGTGGCGTTTTACCCCGGCGGCGTGGACGAACCGGTCAGCTGGGTGCCCAGTGGCCCGGAACTGGTCTGGATGGTGGGCGTGACCCTGATCGGGTTGACGCTGGCGGTCGCCGCGTCCGTGCGCCTGTCCCAACGCATCCTGACCCCGCTCAACGCGGTGGTGGACAGCATCGGGCGGCTGGCCGATGGCGACCTGGGTGCACGCGCGGCAGTGAGTGACCGCTCGCTGGGCGAAGTGGCGCTGCTGGTGGACGACTTCAACGCCATGGCGCGCCGGCTGCAGAACATCGAGGCCGACAGGGTGATGTGGCACGCGGCGATCGCGCATGAACTGCGCACGCCGGTCACCATCCTGCGCGGCCGCCTGCAGGGCCTGGCCGAAGGGGTGTTCGCCCCGGACGAAGGCCAGTTCCGCAGCCTGCTGGCGCAGGTGGAGGGGCTGTCGCGGCTGATCGAAGACCTGCGTGTGCTCAGCCTGGCCGACAGCGCCCGCCTGGACGTGCGCCGCGCCCGCAACGATGTGGTGCAGGAAGTGCACACGGTGATGACCCTGGTCGATCCGGGTTTCCGCAGCAGCGGCTTCGTGCTGGAACTGGAGACCTCACGCGAGGAGCATCCCGCACATTGCGACCCGACCCGCGTGCGGCAGGCATTGATGGCACTGCTGGAGAATGCACGCCGCTATGCGACGCCGGGCCGGGTGCGCATCGCGGTGCACGACACCGCGACCCATGTGCAGATCGCCATCGATGACGAAGGCCCCGGCATCGATGCAGCGCTGCGCGAGCAGATCTTCGATCCCTTCCTGCGCGGCGATGGTTCGCGCTCGCGTCAGCGCGGCGGCAGCGGGCTGGGGTTGGCGGTGGTCAAGGCGATCGCCGATGCGCATGGCGGCCAGGTCGCCTGCAGCGCCAGCACCCTGGGCGGCGCACGTTTCGTCATCGAGCTGCCGCGGCAGTAG
- a CDS encoding DUF4105 domain-containing protein: protein MRPSGQVRRWRWAVLVAWLAAPWAHAALTLELQPQGLDPAQIVAAERTLQQVRGRLPPQWQARFQHPVQVRWSDTLPAHVHGRARNGAITLQRALLDTVKDDQPLPRPLEAALIHELTHVLDRSPQGGWSRDARLRDLAGWQRRPWKLGRTANAFSGRSPDDYERARPAEFLAVNAEHLLLDPDYACRRPAVAAWFAEHLGPIDHTVACDSRLPLMQAEEDAGAASLLELDPARIYAVDYLLAEGNEQLMSRWGHSMLRLVICAPGRPRGPACRMDLSHHRVLSYRAFVGDVQISSWRGLTGSYPSRLFVLPLNQVINEYTQLELRGLSSVPLALDDQDIARLLERVAQVHWSYDGRYLFVSNNCAVETGKLLQEGVPRLASPGLNRITPRGLLTRLERQGVADASVLADRAQATRQGYYFASAADHYQQLFDVAQRQLPLGATTVGDWLRQPASARSRWVEQGDLRATSALLLLEQAALHREELRARDALKRLLGHPRPGDAAARNTLRALLEDTGQLVSPAALVSLGGYGLPLAGERVQAAEAAAQLSAQGVPAWKALQAQLKQRLPAAQQRELATIDRNLARLGTRMRELALQDAATAAAAR from the coding sequence ATGCGCCCTTCCGGTCAGGTCCGCCGCTGGCGCTGGGCGGTCCTGGTCGCATGGCTTGCCGCGCCATGGGCGCACGCGGCACTCACGTTGGAGCTGCAGCCGCAGGGACTGGATCCGGCGCAGATCGTCGCGGCCGAGCGTACCCTGCAGCAGGTGCGCGGCCGCTTGCCGCCGCAGTGGCAGGCACGGTTCCAGCACCCGGTGCAGGTGCGCTGGTCGGACACGCTCCCCGCGCACGTGCATGGGCGCGCCCGCAACGGGGCGATCACCCTGCAGCGCGCCTTGCTCGACACCGTGAAAGACGATCAACCGCTGCCGCGCCCGCTCGAGGCCGCGCTGATCCATGAACTGACCCACGTACTGGACCGTTCGCCGCAGGGCGGTTGGTCGCGCGATGCGCGGCTGCGCGATCTGGCCGGGTGGCAGCGGCGACCGTGGAAACTTGGCCGTACCGCCAACGCCTTCAGCGGGCGCAGCCCCGACGACTATGAGCGCGCACGCCCCGCGGAATTCCTGGCGGTGAATGCCGAGCACCTGCTGCTCGATCCCGATTACGCCTGCCGTCGGCCGGCGGTGGCCGCCTGGTTCGCCGAGCATCTGGGGCCGATCGACCACACCGTGGCCTGCGACAGCCGCCTGCCGTTGATGCAGGCCGAGGAAGACGCGGGCGCGGCGAGCCTGCTGGAACTGGACCCGGCCCGGATCTACGCCGTCGACTACCTGCTCGCCGAAGGCAACGAGCAGCTGATGAGCCGCTGGGGCCACAGCATGCTGCGGCTGGTGATCTGCGCACCGGGCCGGCCGCGCGGGCCGGCGTGCCGGATGGACCTGTCCCATCACCGCGTGCTGTCCTACCGCGCCTTCGTTGGCGATGTGCAGATCTCCAGCTGGCGCGGGCTGACCGGTTCCTATCCCTCGCGCTTGTTCGTGCTGCCGCTCAACCAGGTCATCAACGAGTACACCCAGCTCGAGCTGCGCGGCCTGTCTTCGGTGCCGCTGGCGCTGGATGACCAGGACATCGCCCGCCTGCTCGAGCGTGTCGCGCAGGTGCACTGGAGCTATGACGGCCGGTATCTGTTCGTCAGCAACAACTGCGCGGTGGAGACCGGCAAGCTGCTGCAGGAAGGCGTGCCACGCCTTGCTTCGCCCGGGTTGAACCGGATCACCCCGCGCGGATTGCTGACCCGGCTGGAGCGCCAGGGCGTGGCTGATGCCAGCGTGCTGGCCGATCGCGCGCAGGCGACGCGCCAGGGTTACTACTTCGCCTCGGCCGCAGACCATTACCAGCAGCTGTTCGATGTCGCCCAGCGGCAGCTGCCGCTGGGCGCGACAACGGTAGGCGACTGGTTGCGGCAGCCTGCCAGCGCCCGGTCACGCTGGGTGGAGCAGGGCGACCTGCGCGCCACCTCCGCCTTGCTGCTGCTGGAGCAGGCGGCGCTGCACCGTGAGGAGCTGCGCGCGCGCGATGCCCTGAAACGGCTGCTCGGCCATCCGCGCCCTGGCGATGCCGCGGCGCGCAACACGCTGCGCGCGCTGCTCGAGGACACCGGGCAGCTGGTCAGTCCGGCCGCCTTGGTGAGCCTTGGCGGCTACGGGCTGCCATTGGCCGGGGAGCGCGTGCAGGCTGCGGAGGCGGCGGCGCAGCTGAGCGCCCAGGGCGTCCCGGCCTGGAAGGCGCTGCAGGCGCAGTTGAAGCAGCGCCTGCCGGCCGCACAGCAACGCGAACTGGCCACGATCGACCGCAATCTGGCCCGGCTCGGCACGCGGATGCGCGAGCTGGCCCTCCAGGACGCTGCTACTGCCGCGGCAGCTCGATGA
- a CDS encoding DUF2388 domain-containing protein: MMRPILLLAVLALPLSAMASSFAGSSAGSASGASSAGSSSSGDDKIVIDARDDAAAFVASDGAIRGARLEAALLHLREQSVAQQQASDMVLARTLLAR; encoded by the coding sequence ATGATGCGTCCGATCCTGCTCCTTGCCGTGCTCGCCCTGCCGTTGTCGGCGATGGCCTCCAGTTTTGCCGGCAGCTCCGCCGGTTCCGCCTCCGGCGCGTCGTCGGCCGGTTCGTCCAGCTCCGGCGACGACAAGATCGTGATTGATGCCCGCGACGACGCTGCTGCCTTCGTGGCCAGCGATGGCGCCATCCGCGGTGCACGCCTGGAAGCGGCGCTGCTGCACCTGCGCGAGCAGAGCGTCGCGCAGCAGCAGGCCAGTGACATGGTGTTGGCCAGGACGCTGCTGGCCCGCTGA
- a CDS encoding FAD-binding oxidoreductase: protein MTDPRLDSLLHDCPGLRLKTDPADLEHYGRDWTRRWVPAPLAIALPGTVDEVQAILRWASAQHVAVVPSGGRTGLSGGAVAAHGELVLSLERMNKPLAFDAVDRTLTVQAGMALEAVHNAALEHGLIYPVDFAARGSCSIGGNIATNAGGIRVIRYGNTREWIAGLKVVTMAGELVELNKGLIKNSSGYDFRQLLVGSEGTLGVIVEATLKLTDPPPASNVMLLALPSFEVLMQVFAAFRERLQLQAFEFFTDRALEHVLAHGAQAPFAEVYPYYVVTEFASGDEAQEAAAMAAFEDCMEHGWVSDGVVSQSDAQAAQLWRLREGITEAVARYKPYKNDVSVRISAMPAFLAETQALIGQAYPQFEVVWFGHIGDGNLHINVLKPDDTADTEFLTQCEHVTKLLAGVLSRFDGSISAEHGIGLVKKGYLDSTRSAPEIALMKAVKRAFDPQALLNPGKVFDL from the coding sequence ATGACCGATCCGCGCCTTGATTCGCTCCTGCACGACTGCCCCGGGCTGCGCCTGAAGACCGACCCGGCCGATCTGGAGCACTACGGCCGCGACTGGACCCGGCGCTGGGTGCCGGCACCGTTGGCGATCGCACTGCCGGGAACGGTCGATGAGGTGCAGGCGATCCTGCGCTGGGCGAGCGCCCAACACGTGGCCGTGGTTCCCTCGGGCGGCCGTACCGGCCTGTCCGGTGGCGCGGTGGCGGCGCACGGCGAGCTGGTGCTCAGCCTGGAGCGCATGAACAAGCCGCTGGCCTTCGATGCGGTCGACCGCACCTTGACCGTGCAGGCCGGCATGGCGCTGGAGGCGGTGCACAACGCCGCGCTCGAACACGGGCTGATCTACCCGGTGGATTTCGCTGCGCGCGGTTCCTGCTCGATCGGTGGCAACATCGCCACCAATGCCGGCGGCATCCGGGTGATCCGCTACGGCAACACGCGCGAGTGGATCGCCGGGCTGAAGGTGGTGACCATGGCCGGTGAGCTGGTCGAGCTCAACAAGGGCCTGATCAAGAATTCCAGCGGCTACGATTTCCGTCAGCTGCTGGTCGGCTCGGAAGGCACGCTCGGCGTGATCGTCGAAGCCACCCTGAAGCTCACCGATCCGCCGCCGGCCAGCAACGTGATGCTGCTGGCGCTGCCCTCGTTCGAGGTGCTGATGCAGGTGTTCGCCGCGTTCCGCGAGCGGCTGCAGCTGCAGGCGTTCGAGTTCTTCACCGACCGCGCGCTCGAGCATGTGCTGGCGCATGGGGCGCAGGCACCGTTCGCCGAGGTCTACCCGTATTACGTGGTCACCGAGTTCGCGTCCGGCGATGAGGCCCAGGAAGCGGCGGCCATGGCGGCGTTCGAAGACTGCATGGAGCACGGCTGGGTCAGCGATGGCGTGGTCAGCCAGAGCGATGCGCAGGCCGCGCAGCTGTGGCGCCTGCGCGAGGGCATCACCGAGGCGGTGGCGCGCTACAAGCCGTACAAGAACGATGTCTCGGTGCGCATCTCGGCCATGCCGGCCTTCCTCGCCGAAACCCAGGCGCTGATCGGGCAGGCGTACCCGCAGTTCGAGGTGGTCTGGTTCGGGCACATCGGCGACGGCAACCTGCACATCAATGTGCTCAAGCCTGACGATACCGCCGATACGGAGTTCCTGACCCAGTGCGAGCACGTCACCAAACTGCTCGCCGGTGTGCTGAGCCGTTTCGATGGCAGCATCTCGGCCGAGCACGGCATCGGCCTGGTCAAGAAGGGCTACCTGGACAGCACGCGCAGTGCGCCGGAAATCGCCCTGATGAAGGCGGTCAAACGCGCGTTTGATCCCCAAGCGCTGCTGAATCCGGGCAAGGTTTTCGACCTCTGA
- the serA gene encoding phosphoglycerate dehydrogenase, whose amino-acid sequence MSPKKTSFPKQDIRVLLLEGVSQTAIDVFTAAGYSQIELHSKALPEDELKARIAEAHIVGIRSRTQLSADVLVHAKRLMAVGCFCIGTNQVDLEAAELAGIPVFNAPYSNTRSVAELVIAEAIMLTRGIPQKNAECHRGGWSKSAAGSHEVRGKTLGIIGYGHIGTQVGVMAEAMGMQVIFHDVETKLSLGNARAAISLDDLLARADIVTVHVPETPATQWMIGADELARMRPGAHLINAARGTVVDIDALDAALRSGHLGGAAVDVFPVEPKGNGDAFVSPLTAHDNVILTPHVGGSTLEAQDNIGVEVAAKLVRYSDNGSTLSAVNFPEVTLPEHAESLRLLHIHQNVPGVLSKVNEIFSRHNVNIDGQFLRTDPKVGYVVIDITASEAQAGAVREELAAIPGTLRTRVLY is encoded by the coding sequence ATGTCGCCGAAAAAGACCTCGTTCCCGAAGCAGGATATCCGCGTACTGTTGCTCGAGGGGGTCAGCCAGACCGCGATCGACGTGTTCACCGCGGCCGGCTATTCGCAGATCGAACTGCACAGCAAGGCGCTGCCCGAAGACGAGCTCAAGGCACGCATCGCCGAGGCCCACATCGTCGGCATCCGCTCGCGCACGCAGCTCAGCGCGGACGTCCTGGTACATGCCAAGCGTCTGATGGCGGTCGGCTGTTTCTGCATCGGCACCAATCAGGTGGACCTGGAGGCGGCAGAACTGGCCGGCATCCCGGTGTTCAACGCGCCCTACTCCAACACCCGCAGCGTGGCCGAGCTGGTGATCGCCGAGGCGATCATGCTCACCCGTGGCATCCCGCAGAAGAACGCCGAATGCCATCGCGGCGGCTGGTCCAAGTCGGCCGCCGGCAGCCATGAGGTGCGCGGCAAGACGCTGGGCATCATCGGCTACGGCCATATCGGCACCCAGGTCGGCGTGATGGCCGAAGCGATGGGCATGCAGGTGATCTTCCATGATGTCGAAACCAAGCTGTCGCTGGGCAATGCCCGGGCGGCGATCAGCCTGGACGACCTGCTGGCACGTGCGGACATCGTCACCGTGCATGTGCCCGAGACCCCGGCCACCCAGTGGATGATCGGCGCCGATGAACTGGCCCGGATGCGCCCTGGCGCGCACCTGATCAATGCCGCGCGCGGCACCGTGGTCGACATCGACGCGCTGGATGCGGCGCTGCGTTCAGGCCACCTCGGCGGCGCGGCGGTGGACGTGTTCCCGGTCGAGCCCAAGGGCAACGGCGATGCCTTCGTCTCGCCGCTGACCGCGCACGACAACGTGATCCTGACCCCCCACGTGGGCGGCAGCACGCTGGAAGCGCAGGACAACATCGGCGTGGAAGTGGCGGCCAAACTGGTGCGCTACAGCGACAACGGCAGCACCCTGTCGGCGGTCAACTTCCCGGAAGTGACCCTGCCCGAGCATGCCGAGAGCCTGCGCCTGCTGCACATCCACCAGAACGTGCCGGGCGTGCTCTCCAAGGTCAACGAGATCTTCTCGCGCCACAACGTCAACATCGACGGCCAGTTCCTGCGCACCGACCCCAAGGTCGGCTACGTGGTGATCGACATCACCGCCAGCGAAGCCCAGGCCGGCGCGGTGCGCGAGGAGCTGGCGGCCATCCCGGGCACCCTGCGCACCCGCGTTCTTTATTGA
- a CDS encoding NUDIX hydrolase → MSLNPESVAIPDAALRSQLDAYARRHPDQAALADEFSILLDDPLDPFLRERLAGHFTGSAWLVSADGQRVLLTHHRKLDRWLQLGGHADGERDLAQVALKEAEEESGLTALVLEDGELFDIDKHWIPERKDVPGHWHYDARYVVRALGSEKFAISEESLALAWREIRDVANAAIETPDGDDSLPRMAKRWLTRQ, encoded by the coding sequence ATGTCGCTGAACCCCGAATCCGTTGCCATTCCTGACGCTGCACTGCGCAGTCAGCTTGATGCCTACGCCCGCCGCCACCCGGATCAAGCCGCACTGGCTGACGAATTCAGCATACTCCTGGACGATCCTCTGGATCCCTTCCTGCGTGAGCGGCTGGCCGGCCACTTCACCGGCAGCGCCTGGCTGGTCAGCGCCGACGGGCAGCGGGTCCTGCTGACCCACCACCGCAAGCTGGACCGCTGGCTGCAACTGGGCGGCCACGCCGATGGCGAGCGCGATCTGGCCCAGGTGGCGCTGAAAGAGGCCGAGGAGGAATCCGGGCTGACCGCGCTGGTGCTGGAGGACGGCGAACTGTTCGACATCGACAAGCACTGGATCCCGGAACGCAAGGACGTGCCGGGGCATTGGCACTACGACGCCCGCTATGTGGTGCGGGCGCTGGGCAGCGAGAAGTTCGCGATCAGCGAAGAATCACTGGCGCTGGCCTGGCGTGAGATCCGTGACGTGGCCAACGCGGCGATCGAGACCCCCGATGGGGATGATTCGCTGCCGCGCATGGCCAAGCGCTGGCTGACCCGTCAATAA
- a CDS encoding amino acid permease, whose translation MLKSLLRVKPVAPAPHVDAGEPIEGSLDGEPTLKRTLTAKHLILLGIGAVIGAGIFVLTGQAAANHAGPAVMLSFVFAGFACALAGLCYAEFAAMMPVSGSAYSYSYATLGEGMAWFIGWCLVLEYLFASASVAVGWSAYLISFITTTLNMPFPDALSAAPIAWTGHEFIASGKLFNLPAVLIVAAVSGLLYVGVTQSAFVNAIIVAIKVTVICLFIGFGAAHLDPSNWTPFIPENTGVPGEFGWSGVFRAATIVFFAYIGFDAVSTAAGETKDPQRNMPIGLLGSLAVCTIVYIIVCAVLTGMMPYHLLGTDKPVATALEPYPTLSWLKTAVEIGAIAGLSSVVLVMMMGQTRIAYTISRDGLLPKIFGKVHKRFRTPYWSTIVVGVIAATLAGTVPLNVLGELVSMGTLLAFATVCIGVLILRYTRPELERPFRVPLVWVICPLGALACLFLFYQAFVVHWHLFVAWTLLGLCIYFGYGIRHSKLNKKSA comes from the coding sequence ATGCTGAAGTCTCTGTTGAGGGTCAAACCGGTCGCACCGGCACCGCACGTCGATGCTGGCGAGCCCATCGAAGGCAGCCTGGATGGCGAGCCCACACTGAAACGGACCCTCACAGCGAAACACCTCATCCTGCTGGGCATCGGTGCGGTGATCGGTGCCGGTATCTTCGTGCTTACCGGCCAGGCGGCGGCGAACCATGCCGGCCCGGCGGTGATGCTGTCGTTCGTATTCGCCGGCTTTGCCTGCGCGCTGGCCGGCCTGTGCTACGCCGAGTTCGCGGCGATGATGCCGGTGTCCGGCAGCGCCTACTCCTATTCGTACGCCACCCTCGGCGAAGGCATGGCCTGGTTCATCGGCTGGTGCCTGGTGCTGGAATACCTGTTCGCCTCGGCTTCGGTCGCGGTGGGCTGGTCGGCGTACCTGATCAGCTTCATCACCACCACGCTGAACATGCCATTCCCCGACGCGCTCAGCGCCGCGCCGATCGCATGGACCGGCCACGAGTTCATCGCCTCGGGCAAGCTGTTCAACCTGCCCGCAGTGCTGATCGTGGCGGCCGTCTCGGGCCTGCTGTACGTCGGCGTGACCCAGTCGGCCTTCGTCAACGCGATCATCGTGGCGATCAAGGTCACCGTGATCTGCCTGTTCATCGGCTTCGGCGCCGCGCATCTGGACCCGTCCAACTGGACCCCGTTCATTCCGGAGAACACCGGCGTGCCCGGCGAGTTCGGCTGGAGCGGCGTGTTCCGCGCGGCGACCATCGTGTTCTTCGCCTACATCGGCTTCGATGCGGTCTCCACGGCCGCTGGTGAAACCAAGGACCCGCAGCGCAACATGCCGATCGGCCTGCTCGGCTCGCTGGCCGTGTGCACCATCGTGTACATCATTGTCTGCGCGGTGCTTACCGGCATGATGCCGTACCACCTGCTGGGCACGGACAAGCCGGTCGCCACCGCGCTGGAGCCCTACCCGACCCTGTCCTGGCTGAAAACCGCCGTGGAAATCGGCGCGATCGCCGGCCTCTCCTCGGTGGTGCTGGTGATGATGATGGGCCAGACCCGCATCGCCTACACGATCTCCCGCGACGGCCTGCTGCCGAAGATCTTCGGCAAGGTCCACAAGCGCTTCCGCACGCCGTACTGGAGCACGATCGTGGTCGGCGTCATCGCCGCCACGCTTGCCGGTACCGTGCCGCTGAACGTGCTGGGCGAACTGGTTTCGATGGGTACCCTGCTGGCCTTTGCCACGGTCTGCATCGGCGTGCTGATCCTGCGCTACACGCGCCCGGAACTGGAGCGTCCGTTCCGCGTGCCGCTGGTGTGGGTGATCTGCCCGCTGGGTGCACTGGCCTGTCTGTTCCTGTTCTACCAGGCGTTCGTGGTGCATTGGCACCTGTTCGTGGCCTGGACCCTGCTGGGCCTGTGCATCTACTTCGGCTACGGCATCCGCCACAGCAAGCTGAACAAGAAGTCCGCCTGA
- a CDS encoding amino acid permease, producing MFKQLWATKHPHAAHEDANGLSLRRTLGPWGLTALGIGAVIGGGIFVITGQAAANHAGPAIMLSFVLAAICCAFCAMAYAEFAAMVPVSGSAYTYTYATFGELSAWFIGWMLVLEYGVSASAVAVSWTGYFLSLLSHFDIHLPAALVSAPLDGQLRPTGAIANIPAAVLVLLLTWLCYVGISKSSAMNMAMVVLKTALILLVIVVGWKYVDPANWTPFIPDNEGPGKYGFDGVLRGAAMVFFAYIGFEAVSVAAQESHKPQRDMPIGMLLSLVICTVLYIAMAAVMTGLVPYQLLGTDEPVVTAVAAHPQLGWLRVVVEIGALIGLSSVVLVMVIAQPRIFMIMGRDGLLPPLFTKIHPKYRTPHINTVITGIGIALLAAVFPLDVLGELTSMGTLIAFAAVCAGVLILRRTQPDLPRPFRMPMAWLICSLGVLSCIALLTAMTAHNWMLMGFWTLGGFAIYFGYGYRHSRLRGN from the coding sequence ATGTTCAAGCAACTGTGGGCCACCAAGCATCCGCACGCCGCCCATGAAGACGCCAATGGCCTGAGCCTGCGCCGTACCCTCGGCCCGTGGGGCCTGACCGCGCTGGGCATCGGTGCGGTGATCGGCGGCGGCATCTTCGTGATCACCGGCCAGGCCGCAGCCAACCATGCCGGCCCGGCGATCATGCTGTCGTTCGTGCTGGCCGCGATCTGCTGCGCGTTCTGCGCGATGGCCTATGCCGAATTCGCGGCGATGGTGCCGGTCTCCGGCAGCGCCTACACCTATACCTATGCCACGTTCGGCGAGCTCTCGGCCTGGTTCATCGGCTGGATGCTGGTACTGGAATATGGCGTCTCCGCCTCGGCGGTGGCGGTCAGCTGGACCGGCTACTTCCTGAGCCTGCTCAGCCATTTCGATATCCATCTACCCGCCGCGCTGGTCAGCGCGCCGCTGGATGGCCAGCTGCGCCCGACCGGCGCGATCGCCAACATCCCGGCCGCCGTGCTGGTCCTGCTGCTGACCTGGCTGTGCTACGTGGGCATCAGCAAGTCCTCGGCCATGAACATGGCCATGGTGGTGCTGAAGACCGCGCTGATCCTGCTGGTGATCGTGGTGGGCTGGAAATATGTGGATCCGGCGAACTGGACCCCGTTCATTCCGGACAACGAAGGCCCGGGCAAGTACGGCTTCGACGGCGTGCTGCGCGGTGCCGCGATGGTGTTCTTCGCCTATATCGGTTTCGAGGCGGTGTCCGTAGCCGCGCAGGAATCGCACAAGCCGCAGCGCGACATGCCGATCGGCATGCTGCTCTCGCTGGTGATCTGCACCGTGCTGTACATCGCCATGGCCGCGGTGATGACCGGGCTGGTGCCGTACCAGCTGCTGGGTACCGATGAGCCGGTGGTGACCGCGGTGGCCGCACATCCGCAGCTGGGCTGGTTGCGCGTGGTCGTGGAGATCGGCGCGCTGATCGGGCTGTCCTCGGTGGTGCTGGTGATGGTGATCGCGCAGCCGCGCATCTTCATGATCATGGGCCGCGACGGGCTGCTGCCGCCGCTGTTCACCAAGATCCACCCCAAGTACCGCACGCCGCACATCAACACCGTGATCACCGGCATCGGCATCGCGCTGCTGGCGGCGGTGTTCCCGCTGGACGTTCTGGGCGAGCTGACCTCGATGGGCACGCTGATCGCGTTCGCGGCGGTCTGCGCCGGCGTGCTGATCCTGCGCCGCACCCAGCCGGACCTGCCGCGTCCGTTCCGGATGCCGATGGCGTGGCTGATCTGCAGTCTGGGCGTGCTGAGCTGCATCGCGCTGCTGACCGCGATGACGGCCCACAACTGGATGCTGATGGGCTTCTGGACGCTGGGCGGTTTCGCGATCTACTTCGGTTATGGGTATCGCCATAGCCGCCTGCGCGGGAATTAA
- a CDS encoding methylthioribulose 1-phosphate dehydratase, translated as MSTPTFPYDTARLSELAQLLIDNVRELAHAGWTPATSSNFSHRLDDRHAAITVSGKDKGRLMEDDIMVVDFDGKAVGRPLRPSAETLLHTQLYRRFPEIGCVLHTHSPVQTIASRLYAPQGHIRLEGYELLKAFHGNSTHEMAVDVPVFANTQDMDVLSAQVDALLDTQPLWGYLIDGHGLYAWGRTMAEARRHMEAFEFLLHCELELRKLRG; from the coding sequence ATGAGCACCCCCACCTTCCCGTACGACACCGCGCGCCTGAGCGAGCTGGCCCAGCTGCTGATCGACAACGTCCGCGAGCTGGCCCACGCCGGCTGGACCCCGGCCACCAGCAGCAACTTCTCCCACCGCCTGGATGACCGCCATGCCGCGATCACCGTCTCCGGCAAGGACAAGGGCCGGCTGATGGAGGACGACATCATGGTGGTCGATTTCGACGGCAAGGCCGTCGGCCGGCCGCTGCGCCCGTCTGCCGAGACGTTGCTGCACACCCAGCTGTATCGCCGCTTCCCGGAGATCGGCTGCGTGCTGCACACCCATTCGCCGGTGCAGACCATCGCCTCGCGGCTGTATGCGCCGCAGGGCCATATCCGCCTGGAAGGCTACGAGCTGCTCAAGGCCTTCCACGGCAACAGCACCCACGAGATGGCGGTGGATGTGCCGGTGTTCGCCAACACCCAGGACATGGATGTGCTCTCGGCCCAGGTCGATGCCCTGCTCGACACCCAGCCGCTGTGGGGCTACCTGATCGATGGCCACGGCCTGTATGCCTGGGGCCGCACCATGGCCGAGGCACGCCGCCATATGGAAGCCTTCGAATTCCTGCTCCACTGTGAGCTGGAGCTGCGCAAGCTGCGCGGCTGA
- a CDS encoding acireductone dioxygenase: MSRLRIFDDTAPDVPLFDSRDGEAIAAELTPIGVTFERWQAAHEVAPGASQDEVFAAYKVDIDRLVAKHGFKSVDVASIAPDNPNRAELRKKFLDEHFHKEDEVRFFVAGSGLFTLHVDGKVYEIECVKNDLIAVPDGITHWFDMGEEPSFVAIRFFTEPDGWVGHFTGSDIAQTFPRYHPAQHQAD, from the coding sequence ATGAGCCGACTCCGCATATTTGATGACACCGCCCCGGATGTCCCGCTGTTCGACAGCCGGGATGGCGAGGCGATCGCAGCCGAACTGACCCCGATCGGCGTAACGTTCGAGCGCTGGCAGGCGGCCCATGAGGTCGCCCCGGGCGCCAGCCAGGACGAGGTGTTCGCCGCCTACAAGGTCGACATCGACCGGCTGGTCGCCAAGCACGGTTTCAAGAGTGTGGATGTCGCCTCGATCGCGCCGGACAACCCCAACCGCGCCGAGCTGCGCAAGAAGTTCCTGGACGAGCACTTCCACAAGGAAGATGAAGTCCGCTTCTTCGTCGCCGGCTCGGGGCTGTTCACCCTGCACGTGGATGGCAAGGTCTACGAGATCGAGTGCGTGAAGAACGATCTGATCGCCGTGCCCGATGGCATCACCCACTGGTTCGACATGGGCGAGGAGCCGAGCTTCGTGGCGATCCGCTTCTTCACCGAGCCGGATGGCTGGGTCGGCCATTTCACCGGCAGCGACATTGCCCAGACCTTCCCGCGTTACCACCCCGCACAGCACCAGGCCGACTGA